In Shinella zoogloeoides, the genomic window AGGAATAGGGCGATGGACGAACAGGAGAAAGCCGCGCTCGCCGGGGATATCCGCAATGCGCTGCGCATGATCATCGACCCCGAGATCGGCCGCAACATCGTCGATCTCGGCCTGATCTACGACATCGTTGTGGAGGAGGGCGGCATCGTCCAAGTCACCATGACCACGACGACGCGCGGCTGTCCGGCGAGCGGCTATCTCAAGGAAGCGGTCGGCAATTGCGTCTGGCATGTGCCGGGCGCCGAATATGCCGAGGTGCACATGACCTACGAGCCGCCCTGGACGCCTGACATGATGGAGACGGCGGAAAGCTGAGACGAACGGCCCGGAGACATCTCCGGGCCGTTCTAGCATTCAGAGCGGCGCACGACGCTTGCGGGCGAGGATCGGCGCATATTCCAGGCAGAACAGGCCGAAGGCGACGATCCACAGCAGGCCGGCGGCGGCGTAGATCTGCGCACTTGCCTCGGGAAGGATCTCGCCGAGCGGGCGCACGAGCGCGCACAGGATCAAGGCCGCATAGGCAGCGACGGTCAGGCGCGAGGCCTTGAGCGGCCGGCCGGTATGGCCGAGGCTTGCGCGTGTCATCACGGCCAGCATCATGCAGGCGATCGCGCCGACCGACAGGAGGTGCAGGACGGAGCGCTCCTCCAGATAGCCGAGCGCGCTGAGCCCGATGGCCAGGAGACCGAGCGGCACGAAGGCATAGGCGACGTGAAGGACGGCGAGCACTTTCTCCGGTGCCGTCGTCCAGCCGCGCCAGCGGTGCAGCCGAATGCAGTGCAGCACGGCGGCGGCAAAACCGAGCCCGGCCGTTGCCGTATGCTGCGGCTGCACCGTCCAGGCGGCGAGCGCACCGAGGCCGCCGAGAATGGCGACCGTGTCGTAGCGATTGTAGGGCACCGGGAAATCGGTGCGGCCGGACTTGTTGAGCCAGTTGCGGGTGAAGCTCGGTATGATGCGGCCGCCGACGATCATCACCAGCACGACATAGGCCGCGACGGCAAGGCGCGTCGCCATGTGGACATGGCTGCCGTCGATGACGGCGACATGGAAGATGCCGTTGGCGACTGAGAGCGCCAGCAGGCCGCCGAGCACCTTCAGGTCCTTCCACTTGCGCCCCGCCACGACCTCGCGCGAGCAGATGGCCAGCAATGCGGGCAGGAACAGGCCGTCGATTACCGCGGCGGTCGCCACGCCAAATTCGTCCGTCATAAGAAGGGCGATGCGGCCTGCGCACCAGAGCGAGAAAAGTCCGGCGAGTGGCCAGCCCGAGACGGGCAGACGCCCCGTCCAGTTGGGCACCGCCGTCAGCAGGAAGCCCGCGAGCACTGCGGAGGCGAAGCCGAACAGCATTTCATGCGCGTGCCAGTTGGGAGCGCCGTAGTCGCCTGCAAGATCGAGCCTGCCGGTGATCGCCCCGATCCACAGGCTCATCGCGACGATGGCCCAGAGGCCCCCGCCAAGGAAGAACGGCCGGAAGCCATAGGAAAACAGCACCGGGCCCGTTCGGGAAAGGCCGCGCGGGACCGCGCGGCTGACGCGCACTGTGGGTTCGCTTGCACTCATGATCGTCTCGTTCCTTTGCAATTGTCAGCTCTTTTTAGGGCAGGCGCGGCGCTGCTTCTTTGCGAGATGGCAAAGAGCAAATGAGCGCCTGCCAAAATGCCGCAGCAACCGGAAAGGGTAATTTGAGCCATCACAAAGAGGTCGGCGCGAATGCTCCTAAAACGAAGAGGACCGGGCGATACACCGCTCCGTCCTTTGAATAAGGAGAAATGCAATGACTGAGCAGTTTCAGATGACACGCCGCACCATTCTGGGCGGTGCCGCCTTCGCCGGCGTCCTGACGCCGATCATTGCGGCGTCGATGGCGCATGCCGAAGGTGGCGCGATCGAAACGAACGCAGCCGCAGCGGCGGCCGACATCGCAAAGCTGGAACGGGTGAAGGTCGAGCTGGTGAAACCGCCGTTCGTCCACGCCCATACCCAGAAGGCGCAAGGCGGACCGAAAGTCTACGAATTCACCATGACGATCGAGGAAAAGAAGATGATCCTCGACGACAAGGGCACCGAGGTGCACGCCATGACCTTCAACGGCTCGGTTCCCGGCCCGCTGATGGTCGTGCACCAGGGCGACTATGTCGAACTGACGCTGATCAACCCTGAAACCAACGAGCTGCAGCACAATATCGACTTCCACTCGGCAACGGGTGCGCTCGGCGGCGGCGCGCTGACCGTGGTCAACCCGGGTGAGCGGACCGTGCTGCGCTTCAAGGCCACGAAGGCCGGCGTCTTCGTCTACCACTGCGCACCTCCCGGAATGGTTCCCTGGCACGTCACCTCGGGCATGAACGGCGCGATCATGGTGCTGCCGCGCGAAGGCCTGACGGACGGCCACGGCAAGGAGCTGACCTACGACCGCGTCTACTATGTCGGCGA contains:
- a CDS encoding metal-sulfur cluster assembly factor, whose translation is MDEQEKAALAGDIRNALRMIIDPEIGRNIVDLGLIYDIVVEEGGIVQVTMTTTTRGCPASGYLKEAVGNCVWHVPGAEYAEVHMTYEPPWTPDMMETAES
- a CDS encoding NnrS family protein, which gives rise to MSASEPTVRVSRAVPRGLSRTGPVLFSYGFRPFFLGGGLWAIVAMSLWIGAITGRLDLAGDYGAPNWHAHEMLFGFASAVLAGFLLTAVPNWTGRLPVSGWPLAGLFSLWCAGRIALLMTDEFGVATAAVIDGLFLPALLAICSREVVAGRKWKDLKVLGGLLALSVANGIFHVAVIDGSHVHMATRLAVAAYVVLVMIVGGRIIPSFTRNWLNKSGRTDFPVPYNRYDTVAILGGLGALAAWTVQPQHTATAGLGFAAAVLHCIRLHRWRGWTTAPEKVLAVLHVAYAFVPLGLLAIGLSALGYLEERSVLHLLSVGAIACMMLAVMTRASLGHTGRPLKASRLTVAAYAALILCALVRPLGEILPEASAQIYAAAGLLWIVAFGLFCLEYAPILARKRRAPL
- the nirK gene encoding copper-containing nitrite reductase; its protein translation is MTEQFQMTRRTILGGAAFAGVLTPIIAASMAHAEGGAIETNAAAAAADIAKLERVKVELVKPPFVHAHTQKAQGGPKVYEFTMTIEEKKMILDDKGTEVHAMTFNGSVPGPLMVVHQGDYVELTLINPETNELQHNIDFHSATGALGGGALTVVNPGERTVLRFKATKAGVFVYHCAPPGMVPWHVTSGMNGAIMVLPREGLTDGHGKELTYDRVYYVGEQDFYVPRDAEGNYKKYASVGESYADTLEVMRTLTPSHIVFNGAVGALTGDNALKAEVGEKVLIVHSQANRDTRPHLIGGHGDYVWATGKFRNVPDVDQETWFIPGGTAGAAFYTFEQPGIYAYVNHNLIEAFELGAAAHFTVTGDWNDDLMTSVTPPSGA